AGTGGCGGCAGGCCTGGCGTACTGGTTCGTGAACTACGCCCTGGTCGCCGGCGCGATCATGATGGCCAACCCGGACTCCCCAGGACGCAACGCCCTCGGGCGACTCTCGGATCAGCTGATCGTGGCCGGTTCACTCGGGCTGGGCGTCGCGACCGCCGCGCTGCTGCTCAGCCAGCCGTGGGCCGTCGCCGTCCTGCTGCTGACCATTCTCGGTCTCCATCGCGCGCTTCTGGTCGAGCAGTTCCAGACGGCGTCACGCACCGATCCCAAGACCGGCCTGGCCAATGCGGCCTTCTGGCATGAGATCGCTCGGCGCGAATTCGCCGGCGCCGAACGCACGAACTCCCGGCTCGGCGTGCTCTATCTCGATCTCGACCACTTCAAGGCCATCAACGACACCTTCGGTCACCTCGCCGGTGACGAGGCACTGAAGGCGGTTGCGGCCGAACTGCGCCACGAGGTCCGCGACAACGACCTGGTCGGGCGGCTCGGCGGCGAAGAGTTCGCCATCCTGCTCCCGCAGACCTCCGCGGCCGATACCGCCCTGGCCGCCGAGCGGATCCGGCGTCGCATCGCGGGGCTGGCGGTCACCGTTGCCGCTCCCAACGGCCCGGTGCTGTGTGGCCCGATCACGTGTTCGATCGGCGCCGCGACGTACCCGGAGTCCGGCACCAGCCTCGACGAGCTCCAGATGGCGGCCGATCTGGCGATGTACCAGGCCAAGGACGCCGGCCGGAATCGCGTCGTCTCCGCACCGGGCAACGGCGAGCTGCCGACCTCCTGACCCCGGCACCAGACCGGAGCGGTAGGCGATGTTTGGGTGCCTGTGCCACGATTGCGCTTCCCGACGGAGGTGATCACGATGGCGCAGGAGGCATTGCAGCTGCTGGTCAGCATGCACCGAATCGTCAGACATCTGCGCCGCAGCAGGACCACCACGCTCCTGCACCCGACGCAGTTCCTGGCGTTGATGCTGATCGCCGACGAGCAACCGATCCGGATCGGCGAGATCGCCGCCCGGGTCCCGTGCTCGCAACCCACCGCTACGACGACGGTCGCTGGGCTGGAAGAGGCCGGCCTGGTCCGGCGTGAACCGGACCCGGTCGACGGTCGGGCGACCGCGGTCGTGCTCACAGACGTAGGCGCCCAGACGGTGGAGGCGTCCGGCCGTCAGGCCGCCGAGGAACTCGCCAATCTCCTCAGTCGCCTCGACGACGCGGACCGGACGCTCGTCCTGCAGGCCGGTGCAGTCCTCGCGCGCGTCACCGACGGGCTTTAACGCAGACCCGGTACGACGGTCACGGTGTACGGCGGCGTACCGGGTGCGACGTCCAGTTGGCTGTTCACCCACAGCAGCCGGCCGTGGTCGCGGGCGATCGTCGTCGGAGTCGCACCGGCCGCGCCCGGGCCTGAATCCGCGACCAGGGTCGCCGCGGTCAGATCGTTGTTCAGGATCGCGAGCCGGGTCACGTACTTCCCACCTCCGGCGTTGTGGACGGCGTACAGCCGGCGTCCTTCGAGCAGGTATCCGTCGCCGGACAGGATGCCGTTCGGGACGTCGAGGACCGTGACTTGCCGGGTACGGAGGTCGATCCGGTACGTGACGTCCTGGCCCTGCTCGCCGACCAGGAGGACGCGTCCGTCGGTGACGATGCCGTTCAGGAAGTACGGCGTCGGCTGGATCTCGTCGCGGGTGATCCATGGTTCGAGCTCGCCGAGACCGCTGCGGGTCAGCGGCGCCCGCCAGATCTGGTTGTGCGTCGAGTCGGTCACGTAGACGGCGTCGCCCGCGATCGTGAAGTCGTTGAGGAACGAGCCGTCCGCCGCTTTCCGTACGTCGAGCAGCCGGCCGCGGGCGTCGTACAGGAAGAGTTTCGACGTACTCGCACCGGCGACCAGGACCCGGCCCCAGCGGTCCAGGTGGATGCCTGTGGCCGCGGTACGTCCGTCGCTGCCGGCCGGCAGGAACAGGCTGAGGCAGGACGAGCGGGTGTTGCCGCGGTACACCGCGCCGGTGGCGACGCTGGTGACGTACATCGTGCCGCCGGGCGTCACCGCGATCCCTTCGAGGTTCTCGCCGGGAGCGGTCGAGACGACGTACTGCGTCGGTCGGTGGACTGCGCCCGCCTGCGCGGTGGCCGACGGGGTGGCCGCGGCGAGGACCAGGACGGTGAGGACTGCGAGACGTTTCATCCGGCCAGGGTGGGAGCGTACGGCGGCCGGTCGCGACCGGATTCGGCCTGAACCGAAGAGGTCTGTGCGGGTGACCTCGCGACCGTCACAATCGGGGGATGATCCGCGTCCACTTCACCACGGCGGACCTCGGCCGGGTCACGTTCCCGACCGAGCCGCACCCGCTGTGGGAAGCCGCGCTCGCGGCCCGCGCGCTCGGTGACCGCTCGATGTCGCCGGCCGCACGGCGCTGGCGACGTACTGCGGCACCGCGGGTGCGGGGGTCGATGCGTCCGCTGTTCAAGCTGATCTCGCCGGGCGGACTGTTCCCGGACTTCCTGATCCCGGACGTGGCGGGGCCGGGGCTGGAGCCGGCCGTCGAGGCGTTGATGGAAACGCCGGCCTCGGTCATCCGGGACGAGTTGGGGCCGTGGTTGCCGCCGGACATCGACCGATATATGCGTGGGTTGCTGGCTGGTCGCGCCGGCTCGCGGCGGGCGCTCGGCGGCGCGGTCCGCGACTTCCATCAGGAGGTGCTGGGGCCTTCGTCGGGTGAGCTGCAACGGCGGTACGGCGCCGACCTCGGGATCCGGTCGCGCGCTGTGCTGCACGGTGGGATCGATGCGTTGCTGTCGTCGCTGCATCCCGATGTCGAGTGGGCGACTCCGGTGCTGACGACGTACGGCCCCGTAGACGACTGGACCGCGGACATCCACCTGAACGGTCGCGGGCTCGAGCTCTACCCGTCCCCACTGGTCTCCAACTGCCTCGCGATGGACACCCCCGACCGCCGCCCCGTCCTCGTCTACCCCTGCGCCGACCTCACCGACCCGGACGATGCCACCACCGACGCTCTGGCAGACCTCCTGGGCCGCACCAGAGCCGCCGTACTCCGCTCCCTCACCCACCCCGCCACCACAACCCAACTGGCCCGCCGAGTAGGCATCTCCCTGGCCTCCGTCTCCGACCACACCAGAGTCCTCCGATCCGCCGCCCTGATAACCACCCACAGAACCCAAGGCACCGCCCTCCACGCCCTAACCCCCACCGCCCACAATCTGTTGACCGGAGCAACTACTTGGCCTGGTGACAGCCGCCCGGTGCCGGCGACCCCACCGCTCGCCGGCCGAGGTGATTAGTTGCTGTTGGCAATATCCACAGGACGTCGGGGCTGTGGATAACAGATTCCCTTGAAAATAAGGGGTTCTGGCTTTGAAAACTGTCGGTGGGGGTGTCTAGGCTTTGATCCATGGAGAAGCCGCCGGAGTTGATGAGTGACGCCGAGCTGGCGCATGCTCTCGACCAGTGCGACGCCGACCAGGCCCGGACCGAGACCCGCCGCCTGCGCCTCATCGGGGCGATGGACAGGTCGGGGTATGCCGAACGGGTCGGTGCCCGTGACATGGTCCAGTACGTGGAATTCCGCTACCGCCTCGACCACTCGCGGGCCTACCGCGACGTCCGCCTGTCCCGCGCCCTCCCCAAGTATGCGGCCGTCGTCGCCGCGCTGCCCGACCCCGATGTGGCCGAGGACGAAGATGTCCCTCAGGTGTTCCTGCGGCCGGCGCAGGCCGAAGCGATCGTGACCGCCCTGGAAAAGGTCCC
This Kribbella sp. NBC_00482 DNA region includes the following protein-coding sequences:
- a CDS encoding MarR family winged helix-turn-helix transcriptional regulator, which gives rise to MAQEALQLLVSMHRIVRHLRRSRTTTLLHPTQFLALMLIADEQPIRIGEIAARVPCSQPTATTTVAGLEEAGLVRREPDPVDGRATAVVLTDVGAQTVEASGRQAAEELANLLSRLDDADRTLVLQAGAVLARVTDGL
- a CDS encoding ArsR/SmtB family transcription factor; the protein is MIRVHFTTADLGRVTFPTEPHPLWEAALAARALGDRSMSPAARRWRRTAAPRVRGSMRPLFKLISPGGLFPDFLIPDVAGPGLEPAVEALMETPASVIRDELGPWLPPDIDRYMRGLLAGRAGSRRALGGAVRDFHQEVLGPSSGELQRRYGADLGIRSRAVLHGGIDALLSSLHPDVEWATPVLTTYGPVDDWTADIHLNGRGLELYPSPLVSNCLAMDTPDRRPVLVYPCADLTDPDDATTDALADLLGRTRAAVLRSLTHPATTTQLARRVGISLASVSDHTRVLRSAALITTHRTQGTALHALTPTAHNLLTGATTWPGDSRPVPATPPLAGRGD
- a CDS encoding GGDEF domain-containing protein → MSIRHRLARRRLRRRQDVGWSPARWALWSQPRSVLGYVLAVELITVVVVASTFDLVSVTAGDWIRLLVLAAGSAIHLEAARDIERLRKVGAEGIPYVNLKGMWTFAGVLILPPPLAVALILSTYVHSWLRVRRVPPYRSVFTATTLVLAGAAGAVVLATIRPGVYPGYPSGPLGLVAVVAAGLAYWFVNYALVAGAIMMANPDSPGRNALGRLSDQLIVAGSLGLGVATAALLLSQPWAVAVLLLTILGLHRALLVEQFQTASRTDPKTGLANAAFWHEIARREFAGAERTNSRLGVLYLDLDHFKAINDTFGHLAGDEALKAVAAELRHEVRDNDLVGRLGGEEFAILLPQTSAADTALAAERIRRRIAGLAVTVAAPNGPVLCGPITCSIGAATYPESGTSLDELQMAADLAMYQAKDAGRNRVVSAPGNGELPTS
- a CDS encoding superoxide dismutase, which gives rise to MKRLAVLTVLVLAAATPSATAQAGAVHRPTQYVVSTAPGENLEGIAVTPGGTMYVTSVATGAVYRGNTRSSCLSLFLPAGSDGRTAATGIHLDRWGRVLVAGASTSKLFLYDARGRLLDVRKAADGSFLNDFTIAGDAVYVTDSTHNQIWRAPLTRSGLGELEPWITRDEIQPTPYFLNGIVTDGRVLLVGEQGQDVTYRIDLRTRQVTVLDVPNGILSGDGYLLEGRRLYAVHNAGGGKYVTRLAILNNDLTAATLVADSGPGAAGATPTTIARDHGRLLWVNSQLDVAPGTPPYTVTVVPGLR